From the genome of Capsicum annuum cultivar UCD-10X-F1 chromosome 4, UCD10Xv1.1, whole genome shotgun sequence:
tttttggagcATCTGGTATGGGTTCAACAACATTGTGGAGAGTCCGAGCATCAGTGTATTTGCCATTTTACCTATCAAGTGCATGATTGTCCTCGGGAAACATGACGACTTTAACCTCCACGCCTTTCTCCTTCAACGCACGTGCATACTACACATAATAAGAGCGAAAAGCATTCTTGAGTTATATACATTGTATGGAAATAAAACCATAACTTAAAACGGTAACTGTCATTTAGCCAAGACGAATAGTATTGTAATGGTTCCGTTAGACCATATTCGAATAGCTGGTTTATACGCAACAAGTAACCCACCTTTACCTCATAGACTTACGTTGTTCACTGATTCATATTGCCGATAATCAGCAGATATAACATTTTTGGTCCAGAGATGATTCGCTATTATAAGATGAAACATGATGTAGGACCAAAAAAGGGTGCAACTCGGAAAACTGATATAGAATCACGATGGATATTCATAACTGCAAACTTGCTCATCTCGTTTGCATTCAAGAACGAAATGTAAgttcaacgaataaataaaataaacaagaagGATTATAAGAAATCTCACTTGTAAACCAGTAAACATTGGTACACGGAGGTCCTTAGCACCTAACAAGAAAAGCGTAGGAGTTCTGACCTGCAAAATTGGCAAATATGAGAATGTTGGAGTCGCATTCCTAATACAGTCGCACCTCTCTATAACAGCCGTTATATTAAATGTTTGACATAACAGCAACAGTCGTTAAGAAATATCTGGACAGATGACGCCGTTACAGAGAGGTTAGATTGTAACAGGATCCGTGATCCTTGAAATCTAACGTGACGTATGACTTCAGTCTTTCCTGCAATTTAAGCGTTGGCCTTTCTAGAGAACTAACGGTAAGTCAAATTACTTACATGGAAGACTGTCGAATTCAGAGATAACGGAGGCACATACCTTGGAGATGTGTAGAATAGGTGATTTTCTGTAAAAGGCGTCAAGGTGTTCAGCTGAAGTAGCTTCCGTAAAGCTTGATTTTCCCTTATCTCCAAATGTCTCTGCATAGCACCAATCAGGTATATCCGATGTACCGACCATCAAAGCGAGGTTGCAGACGGGGTTCCTTGCAACTGCTGCTGCAAACTTATCTGGTGCCTGCAGAAATAGTAGCCGAACTGTCAAGTAACAGTCATTAAGAAAGACAAGCTTGTCCAGCTTCCCTTTATGAAACGCCACAAACGTTTGTTAAACAAAGCTGCTAGACCTGTCCAATCAAGTGAGTGGTTAAAAATCCACCATGGGAACCGCCGAGCACTGCTATCTTAGATGGATCTGCAAGTCCCTTTTCAATGACATGATCTATAGCAGCAAGCACATCGTTAACATCCTGCAGATAACAGGAAGAACACTGTAAGGTTCCGCTTAATAGAATTATTATGAAGAAGGAGGAATTGCATTTTATATGAAAAGACCATTCAAAcggaaaaaaaagacaaaaaaaaaaaaagaaaggaagaaatcTTTTTCAAGGGAAAGAAAACGGAAAGACTGCAAACGAGTACCTGTGATCCAATTTTCCCAGGAAGAGATTGTACTGCTTCCTCGCCGAAACCCAAGGAGCCTCTGTGAGAAGAAGATGGATAAAAGACTGCTTAATCAAAGGCAATTACTGCTgcttagccaaaaaaaaaaacttggttGATGAACATAGTTTATGCGCCGCTAATGCAGCGGCTTGTCGAGCATTTGACAAACTCACACCATCCATTTCAAAAGTCAGTTATGTTGATTACCTATAATTTACAATCAACAAGCTATAACCAAGTGAAGAAAGGAAAGCCAAGGACTTTGAGAAGCTTGACAATGAAGTAGAATGAGGACCGCCGTGAAGGACTACAATCAGCGGATCGCACACGTTGTGACTCTGCCGCTTGGAGGATACAAAGATAGCCTCATACGGCTTGCTGGCACCTAACAAGAATAGAACTCATTGAAGATTAAAGTATAAATGGCAGATATTAGTAATCTAGAAGGATCCAAGCATCTATTGATCTGCGGATAGCTTAAGAGGTCACATACAAAACTGCCCTTAACCTCAATCGGGTTCTTAACCCCCTAAGCATTCACGAGACACGTCGATGAGTAATCAGACAGCTTGACAGATAAACAAATGTTCAGTTTATCCAGCCTAGAGCCATGATGTTAAATCACAAGTCGCTTCGTAAACTACAATACCCAAAGCTTTTGTTAATACGTCTTTTAAAAGCTTAGGAGATATCATGCAACATGGCCCAAGGTCTCTAAGCTTCTATCCGCTTTCAATTCGTTATACTTGATGCAGGCCATAACACATTATAGTGCAGTTGTACTATGCATACTGTGTTTCGATTTTGGTGCAATTGGTATGAATAATAAAATGTCATCTGCATAGTACTTTATCTCTTCTTTTCCCGGAGCTTCTAAATATGTGTGTAAAATATCCACGTCCACCAGTAAGCAAATGTTTAGTGAAGACAACAATGAGTTATTACCTTTAGTAAGGTTCTCCGAGATATCCCTGACAGGAATCTTCATAATACTAAATTGGCGCGAAGACAGCAAAGATGTAACCTGTGAGCATCGTAGGAAACGGTTAAATTTCAGAAAAGCACTTCCTAACAGAACaaacaagatgaaataataataataataaaggaaaacaAAAGAAACAACGAAACACAGACTGACCTTTTCAGAGCATCTAGATATTGGGCTTGAAACATCGAACCAACTCCATGAGGCCTCTGCAGATTCCTTACGGACAAGGGAACCATACTTGATTGCAGGAACATCAACAGGACTACTACAAACTTTAACCGGAAAAAAATGCCAGACTCTTTGATTAATGGGAATACTATTATAGGAACCAATACGAAGTAAAATATAAACACTGATTCTTACCCGCTATGATGTTGTCACCATCTAGTGCAAGCAAATTCCAAGAGAAGCTAGAGTCTCCAGGGCTAATCCGTGATACGTTTccactattattttttatcaaggcGCATTTCACTATTATTAACTCATTGGTACAGAAAAAGAATTCATGCCATTCAGATTGAGTAGCGAAATATTTGGTTACCTTAGCACGTTTACTGAAATTATTACTTGTGTGCTGCCCCAGATAGAAGATAAAATCATAGTACATCCATCGGAAAGCCAAGGTCTACTAAGAACACTAAAGCAGTAAAGGCCAGGGAAGCAGCCATCTTCAGGACACATCACAATCGGAACCTGCAGTTGCCACTTACAGCATGAGCAGGTGTGATGACTGTAGGATAAAGCTCGGAATCAATTATAAAGTATATAATACTATTAAAATTGCTAATAATAACTAGCCTCAAAGCGCTGATGCAAATATTCAGAATCACAAAAAGTGAATGTACCACATCAACAATTGTAGCATCTGGAGTTGGCTTTCCGCTGAATGACCAATCAATCCTATGAAGTGAATCAGTAGCAGAATGTGCCCAAGAATCTACTGAACTTCTAGCAGACAAAAATATAAGCGATTTTCCATCCGGACtgcaaaaattattgaaaaaagacTAGTCAGTTCCATTTTATCACACAAACTAGCCGGAGCAGTTAAATGACATGAGAAGATGCAAGATTCCTTACGCCAAACCAACTGATGTTATTCAAACGTTATATCTTAAAAGAAGGAATTAGGGGAATGGCTTCTTCATCAACACATCTCCGCtcccttttttttcctctctcttttttttattcggggtaaggctgcgtacgatacatcCTTGTGGTTGGGCCCTTCCCcaaacaccgcgcatagcggtagctttagtgcaccgggttgcccttttttttttttaatttttttattcggGGGACCAAGGGGAGGAGTTGGCAAGACAAGTAATTCAAGACAAACCTGAAACGAGGAAAGAAAGCACTACTTATGCTTTGTGTCAGCTTAATTGGAGCTACATCGTTGGCTGCATTAGTTCTGAAAGTGACAAAAAGTCAACTGAGACTACAAAAACAgcataaatcaaatataaaagaATTCTCCACTAGCTAAGCGCCTACGTATCCTATATACTACATTCATACAAAAGAAAATGTAGTTAATCCACATCATTCTCGTTTCTGGCGACTAGCAAGTTACTTACCCAGATTGATCGACCTCTTTCTTTGAAAATGGAGTTCTAACGGCATACAAGGCACAAGGCCTGTTATAGCAATATTTTATACCCAACTTTCTAGTATCTGATGGCCACCCGACAAAAACCAGATATTGTGGCAAGCCTTCACCAGATGGAGCCCATACAACTTGTCCGACACTCAGTGACTTCCCAATTCCTTCGACAGGACGTACTTCTCCACTGCACAAATTTCTATTTAGGATTCCTACCCAAAGACGTCAAAACTCGATCTTCTACCAGTCTGatacaagaaaatataataaatgacCTGTTGACATCGATGACGAAAAGAGCAGGTTGTCTTTTTCCAGCATAGGCTTCACCCCACTCCTCTTCCCATTCCCCTTGACCTTTCCAGCTCCCACATTCCTTATCTGTAGATTTCTCTTTCTTATAACCAAAAGTAGTAAATGTAGGCTTCGAGGGAGCTGGCTCCTCAGCAACATAAGCAATAAGAGTTTCATCACTGTTCCATGAGATTCCCTCAAACCTGCATCATCAAATATTAACACACATTGAGTCTATGAACGGGGGGTGAAGTAAAGTGATGTTTAGTTCATGTAATAACTTACCATCCAtctgcatatacagagtcgtggaCAGAAGCCGGAACGCAAAACTCCTTTTCCACCAAAGATGAACCCCAAATTTCAAACTTggtcggagaatcattttcagGATTTCTAACTACAAGAAGCTTTGAACCTGAAGGTGATGGAACCATCATAGAGACATTGGACATCTCAATAGGGAACGCAGCCCATTGGAAGCTTACAGCATTTGCACTTCCTTTTGAAATATGACAAGGTAATATGTATCTCCTCTTCTTGTTGGCTAGGAGATTCGGTTGGGTCATCGAGAACATACCCTGGGAACCTTGAAAGGTAAGAAAAGGTTACAAACTAGCAGCAGTTAACGAATAAAGCATAATATGTTAAGTGGGAAGGCAACAATTTAACTAGTGCGACACCATCTTTTATCCTCCGGGTCAGATTTTTATAGTTCATCTACCACAAAAAGAGAATAAAGTAAAGAGATCATACCACCGTCGGATGTGAAAGTCCATGCCTTGTCAATGGTGGGGATACTAGTGAAATCTTGGAGCAAGCTAGATTGAGCAGTGTATTCTTCCTCAAAACTCGCATCCAAACCCAGAGGAAACTCTTTAGGAGAGCTGGCTCCCACATTAGTCATTTTGGAGAAAACTGAGAAACTTCGTCTAGTAATCAAACACGccaaaaaaaacaagaacaattAATATAGAAAAATTCACCGTGCTCATGGAAATTTTAGTTTccaatcacaaaaaaaatatcagaaaCTGCAGACAAGGGACTCTAATAGCGATGGGCTCATTTTCTCGTCTTGAATGCTTACAGAATGTCATGACAAGACGTGAAGAAACAAACGAACAAGTGTCTGAAGTAGTTTAATGAAAGTTCAGATGACCTAAAGGCAGCAAGTTTTGAGACTGATGTCGCAAGAAACTCAAGCAAATCATGACTAAATACCACATGATTTTGATTTCTCCACTACTCATTGGACAAATGAAACTTCCTCTTCTCGTTTTCTTtgtttagaaaaaaaatgaatctttttcTAGTAATGTACAATTTGTTCaagtaaaaatatgatttttcagaaTCATTCACAAGAACAACATTAGCTTGAAATTTCATGCTTGTGCATATTGAAAGTgcaaaaaataatgtaaaaacaaAGACAAGTTACCTACGATAAAAGCAAAGACAAGTTACCTACGATATGCTAAGGCATAGTCAATTACTCCCTCTATCCCAAGTTTATGTGACACACTTTCCTTTTGAATCCGTCAGAAATATTGTCACCTTTCTATAATTGGAAACAATTTGACTTCAAAATTTTACCTTTACCCtgaatgaaataatttatagctCCACAAATAGTCGATAAGTGGTTTAgatcaaaaagttgaaaagtcTTTCTTacactttgtgccaagtcaaaggcAGTGGCGGATCTACATACAATTCAAGGGGTTCATCTGAAcccccttcgtcggaaaattatactatttttacatggtcaaaaatatttttacgtatatatagtagatgttgtaccctcttcgactagtccgtatatttacttttgaacccctcagtgaaaattctggctccgccactggtcAAAGGTATCACATAGATTAGTGCACCATCTCAAGATGCTTAAGTTTCACTTTTTTGCTTAAGGCAAGCATCTATATACACTTCTTGCTTAATGCAAGcaacaaaagaagaacaagaaaaagcCCCGGCCccccatatagaaaaaagaatcaGATAGCCGAATGTAATCCATAATACTAAACCAAGAGCCCCATATTAGAAAAATCAAGATTGATAGAAAGAGAATTTACTTGTAGAGCCAAACGGGTCTAAAGGAAATAGGCTTGattttctatagattcatatttcaaacaAGAAAAGACCCCACCCCACCACCCCTTCAAGAATCAGATAGTTCTAGCCTTGGTAGACAGAGTTCCTAGTATTTGTTGCTGGTCGGAGGTGGCAAAAATCCCGTATATTTAGTCAAGGTGGGCaaaagctggcccggacaccacggttaccAAAAAAACAAGAACTTGCTAAACACTATATG
Proteins encoded in this window:
- the LOC107868464 gene encoding acylamino-acid-releasing enzyme encodes the protein MTSILSPSIGVRTHSFVSVLLHSHPFRPFFKQHKPHSCRPFWLYKRSFSVFSKMTNVGASSPKEFPLGLDASFEEEYTAQSSLLQDFTSIPTIDKAWTFTSDGGSQGMFSMTQPNLLANKKRRYILPCHISKGSANAVSFQWAAFPIEMSNVSMMVPSPSGSKLLVVRNPENDSPTKFEIWGSSLVEKEFCVPASVHDSVYADGWFEGISWNSDETLIAYVAEEPAPSKPTFTTFGYKKEKSTDKECGSWKGQGEWEEEWGEAYAGKRQPALFVIDVNSGEVRPVEGIGKSLSVGQVVWAPSGEGLPQYLVFVGWPSDTRKLGIKYCYNRPCALYAVRTPFSKKEVDQSGTNAANDVAPIKLTQSISSAFFPRFSPDGKSLIFLSARSSVDSWAHSATDSLHRIDWSFSGKPTPDATIVDVVPIVMCPEDGCFPGLYCFSVLSRPWLSDGCTMILSSIWGSTQVIISVNVLSGNVSRISPGDSSFSWNLLALDGDNIIAVCSSPVDVPAIKYGSLVRKESAEASWSWFDVSSPISRCSEKVTSLLSSRQFSIMKIPVRDISENLTKGASKPYEAIFVSSKRQSHNVCDPLIVVLHGGPHSTSLSSFSKSLAFLSSLGYSLLIVNYRGSLGFGEEAVQSLPGKIGSQDVNDVLAAIDHVIEKGLADPSKIAVLGGSHGGFLTTHLIGQAPDKFAAAVARNPVCNLALMVGTSDIPDWCYAETFGDKGKSSFTEATSAEHLDAFYRKSPILHISKVRTPTLFLLGAKDLRVPMFTGLQYARALKEKGVEVKVVMFPEDNHALDRPQSDFESFLNIGVWLKKFCK